The DNA sequence GACGAATACGAACATTTCATTGCAGAATATCTTAAAACTCAACGATCAGAAAATTTAGCAACGCATTGGTCCAAAGCGGATCTTCGGATAGAAGGACCAAAGTGTTCCGGAGTGTTGAAACTCTTTCCAAGTGGACTGTAGAATAACGTTTGAAACAGGACAACACTTTGCCCACTACCAAATTGAAACTCCACAAACTTGTCTATTTCAGCGTGGTTGCGTGGTCTAAGTAAAGAGTGCATCCAACCGGACTTCAATATCAATAATCTCAAACTGGGCTACTCAAAGTTAGTCAAGAGCAAGATTGTTCGACTTTTCGCAAGTTGGACAGAGCGATTTTATAAAAGCAATGTTCAATTTTTGGGGATCCGATCAACCACATTCTTGATTATAGGTTATGGTAATGGACTAATGGACTCTCCCTTTCCAGTGCACTGCGAGTCCATCAACGTGTTAAGCTCACTAGTCTTCGGCACGCTCTTTTTCAGACCTTGCAAATGTAGCAACTTATACTTGGCCTtcagcaccgggacgcaacgtatcAGGTCTAACTGAGACCCCTTTGTCCTTTGACTCAGCCGCCCTGTTTCCTGCCAGCGTCTTTAGTTGTCCCGGCACTGAGTTCGTCTGCGGCgcaggggttctccagcctgtgaATTCAGGCACGTATAGCACTCCGGACCTTGTACTACCAGAACGTCGGAGGTATGAACTCGTGTCTAGCAGACTATCTGCTCGCAAGCTCATGTTGCTGTTACGACGTCGTCGCTTCcacggaaacatggctgaacgacCGTACTCATTCGAGTCACATATTTGACCCTGACTATGTGGTCTTTCGATGCGATCGCAGTTCACCAAATAGCCAAACGACCATCGGTGGCGGAGTGCTAATTGCTGTAAGTCGGGCGTCCCAGCGTTGCTCATCGAAGACAATTCCTGCAGCGTTCTGGAACTGGAGTTGTCCAGCATTGATCATGGTGACCGTAAATTTTATGTCTACGTACTGTATCTGCCTCCTGATTGCACGAGAGATGTTGCCCTAGCTAAGTATTTTTCGCGCTGCATATCTTAAGTTATCTCTCTCTGTGCACCCGAAGATGACATTCTCGTGATTGGTGATTTCAATTTGCCCGGTTTGGAGTGGTGCTCCAACCATGGTAACTTTCTTTACCCGGATCCAGTACGCTCAACTTTTTCGACCTTATTCGACATAATACTAGACTCCCTGAGTGCAGCGACTTTGCGGCGGATTAACAGCGTGACAAACGAAAACTGTTGTATGTTGGATCTCTGCTTTGCCAGCGATGGAACTAGTGTACTGTCCGTTGTTTTGGCCCCTACTCCTTACGTTAAAGCTGTACACCATCATCCTGCTCTATTGGTCTCGCTTGGCTTgctcctgtcgcaaaattagcACCCTTCTATCTTGACATCTAGATCGCCGACTTTGACGAGACTTCTCGTACCCTGGTTACCATAGACTGCGAATGTGAGCTCAACCTATCTGATCCCAACGATTCGGACGAAACCTTCTCGCACTTCTTGAATTACGTTATCGATAGCACCGTCATAACACACTACTTAAGAGAATATACGGGCTCCTTGGATCACAACAGACCTACGACGACTAAAGATGGCAAAAAATGTGCCCTATGAAATTATAACAAGTCAACATCCTCCTACACTAAGGCCATTTTTCGTAGACTAAATTCTGCTTACAAAAAGTCAGTGAACGTTGTCTCCAAAACTATTTAGTTCGAGTTATACGTGATCTTAAGTTCAGaccaaaatcgttttggaaacaTGTTAAAAGTCAGCGGAATGAGCCTGGTCTGCCAacccaaatgtttctggatgacaatacggcgaactctgatcgtAGAGTCTGTGATCTCTTTGCCCAAAAATTCTCGTCTATCTATAATACAGCTTCAACATCTCCTGAACATTTGGATAGGGCTGTCAGGAATATTTCACTACTAGGCCTCTCTATAAATATTGTAGTTGAGAATGCAGTCATTTCTTAAGCAGCAGCTAAGCtaccagaagattgttgggacgttgtgggccttcagaagaggaagcagccgcttctggaggcactctttcatggacaccgttcatcgtgtcctgggtcacaaaaggtgcactccgcttcccgcacgtgcagatggcttgccaaaccaggaatttattagcaaatttgcatcttctgagtgcggacatgctccggaacgctgaacttatccgtggccttgaaaaacaggttgtcgaggatctgtttgaagtcggccttcataTATGTTTCGTAATCCATGATGCAACATTGAAcgttcgtcagcatgttgaggttcaacttcctggcacgggttttggcggacttgttctgcttctcgtcgcgattaggggccttttgtaccttaaaCTATGATCAGTGCTTAAACGTTCGAAgtccagccttagttttggcctcctggacaaaacttcgactaaggtgcagcttcttagccacatcccgaacggatgcgttcgggtttcggttgaaggccccaactatgcggttgtgatttttgatgTTGTACGGaacactttttccttcacttgtGGGCTTCCGATCGGAGGTCAATCGTCCCTCGAAcagcttaatcactcgcgacaccgtggaattcgcgattcctaTCGCACCAATAAGAATCTATCGCACCGATGGAACGGTGCGATAGATTCTTATTCTCTTGATGAATTCGCAAGATTTCATTACGCActagctgttctttcgactccatttccgcgagttttgatcacaggacttcaaaacttgcaggatgtaaacaatgcactatgaactaaatccaccaaaattttcattaaattctacccaacggtggaaaagttagagcaatttcatagtgtatcaatttcatcgtggacacccttcaGGCTTCctcggccgatggttcgtcgagggaaggcatccaacctttaAAGACCTATAAGGATTGGTGTGTGGGCCAAACTCGACATGAAGAACCGAAGCATGAATGCTATCTATCGTTGTAGCTCACTATATCGTTGTCATGCATCGCTAAGGTAACAGACCTCTCCTTTACCTACACTTCGATGAGGTGGTTATAATTCACTTTGGCATTATGTGGTTTCCACAGTTGGCAATTCACTCCGCTTGcgatagtctcttcagattaaccccagatgaatttcctctgaattttatattttatatagtTATTTATGCAATGAAACGCATCGTGCCTGTCGGCCACTAATCAGATTTGAACCCAAAGGTTTTCTTGGCGATACCGGTAATCGAACCCAGCACGCCTGGGTTTCCAGACTCGCGTGAGCCCATCCTCTAGACCTCATCAACGTTTTCCTAAATGTTCATATCTGAAATTGACGGAATAACTGATAAATCAACATATCTCGAACAATTTGACGCCTGAACAATGATGAATGCTAcccaaaaaaatgtttgctcGGCTTCAAGCTCAATAACTTTTTCATCTTAACTTTAATCTAAATGCgttcttgggatgaaatatttgtcataattaaagCCTTAAGGAGAAccatattcaaaagaaatcggcaaagttattgatgaaaaattgatttttttgttcctcccgtACGTTcctgttttcatttttgcattttttttttgtcatttttgtactaTTTGTCATCCTtgcattcttgtaatttttatcgtttttggatttttgtcatttctgtcagttTTATCATTACTTTTATTCTTGGCATTTTCACCATTTTagtcacttttatcattttcgtcatttttgtaatttttgtattttttaaatatttataattatatgtcaagttttaatttttttgtcttttttggctGAGCTTAGATTCACTTGGCAAAAAattaaacgtttaaaaaatattactcaacaagattttaaaactttcgaaCAACTTATTTCTAACGAACgccatttaacaaaaaaaaattgagtaccgtaaactgggggaacattgatcacttttttgattcattttcgattattttggaAGGGATTGCTTTTTTGTATCtttaaaaagttctaaaatacttactgaggtaaggagtttAAAGCAttatcattgatagcagaatattcaaacgacattagtggctacatataactaaatgtttgttataaaaccagatttcatgtttcggggtaactttgaccacaatggttttaacgtatcgtAACATcctcaaaattattgttttgatgccaattagcacagaaggcttaaaacatcaataacattaattttttgtttggactcgattgaattttttaacgttttctttcaaatacaaatatactcaaaaaatagacaatattgctgcatacatttaggggcaaaaattataaacatttctcaatatttctgGGCATAAAAAAGAAATGGAATTTCACCTTCATGCAGTTTCCTAGGTCCTTCCACTGTtcttatgttattttttcattcaaacttagCCATCTGATAGGAtatttagccatttgttctatacaggctttctcttagaaaatgtccgtttttttttatatccaaaaattatcatagaaagaCCATATAAATAACTCTTAAACTACAactcttcaaaggaaaaaagttaaactttcatataaaacaacccatttgcttctaattgctatcattttatcaggaaacGTGTTTGTTTTGAACTCccgaaaaaaacagatattttaaaactttaaaactacattaaaaataaagcaaaaaaaatattcaactacAAACCAAGTTTAATTAATGGAAActaaatttataggctttcaaacgtagaaaataattttcagatatttcaacttcagatttagttaatgatgatactctgcaaaaatttcatgttgatcaaagttaccccggtgatctaagttcccccagtttacggtacacaACATGTTAAAACATCAAGTTCGTCTTGAAATTAGACCATGAGTTTTGGGCCAACCAATGTTTGCCAAAAACAGCACCACATAGGAGAAATATCCTGATAGATATTCATTTTCCATCTTATCTTGAggattttttaagcaaattcaatTATCAAAGATGGAGGCCAAATCAGGtgaataacaaaacaaaaaaaaaatcgcatttttttccaGCCGCTACCTTCTCTTGAAATACTTACTCAAAAACATATCGAAGTAAATCTTCACATATTTCTCGAAAACATCCGACGTCATCTTTCCGGCCACGAAAGTGTTGTAGATCATGGTGGCGTAGCTGAGGACAGCCGCATGTTTAATGTCGGGCCGATCGGTTCCAAAGCTAAGAAAAACCTCGCACTCCTTCACCAGCTCAATCGATGGTTCGGCCATGTAGAAGGGCAGCGATATCAGCAGTTGAACCGCCGTCGTTGGATTCACCTGCTGATTGATGATCAGATCACGTGTCAGCAGAATGCTAGGGTTCGTTCCGGTGCGAGGGATTATTTCTATGAGGATGTTCCGTGCGGTTTCCTGTCTGTAGGATGTTCCCAAATCGATTTCCTCGAAAAGCATTTTTAGGGTTTCCAAGTCCATAGTACCCATTAGCCGGATGATCTCGGATACTGTTTCGTCGTACGGTTCCTTCAACTTGGATTCCATGGATTCCAGGTTATCAGCTAGGGTGCTAAGAAGAGCTGCGGTTTGTTTAACCAGTTTGTCCTTGGATTTTGGACTCCGACCTCCGGTAGCTTCAGCGTCCGGACTTACAAAGAGAATCGAGCTGAAGAGTAGTGCCATGCCCTGACCTATGTCGAAGATTTTCTCAGGACCTTCGATCGCACTGTGAGTCTCATACTTCAACTGCACCTTGGTGTATAAAAACTGCGGATAGTAGGATTCAAAGGTCCTGACGTTCGTTCTCATGGTGCCATCGATTTCAACCAACATGTAACGGTAGGGTTCCACCTTCTTCAATTTATAGTTTGCGATTCTGGACGTGATGGCTTGCTTCTGTTTGTTCGCCGTACAAACGTTCAACGGGATATTACTTCGGGTCAGATAAATTGCCCCCGGGTAAATGTTGCACTGACCCATGTCGTacgttttggaaatttcaaaaacgtTGGACTTGTTCACTACGAAGTATTCTGTCGGACAGCTGCCGAATATACCCATCTCGTCCACTACATACGCTCCCGGATTGTCCCCGTGCGCCTGAAGGAGCGAAGCTACCGCACGTTTGATATTTCCGGACCAAATCGGTTCGTGCTCCTTGAACAGAACACTCAACACCGCACTATCGTTGGAAAGTGCCACCCGAAAGGGTTCCATCAGGGCAGTCACATTGCTCTGATCCGGGAATCGATCCTCATCCAATGTTATCTAGATGCATTCGTTtaaagtttgttgaaaaataagttATCAATTTGGGAATGAAATTGGGGGAAAAAATCCTACCTTAAGAGCCAGGTTGTTGGTGTCGTAACGCTGAATGTGAAGTCTACCGGCCAGGGTCCAGATGTAGTTCGAATGTAGATGAAAATCCGGAACCAGAGTAACGTCGGCTTCCAGTCGGTACACGATCtcattgttcagcggaaaaatgTCGAAAGCCGACGCGTCATATTTTGAAAGTATGATAACTAAAAATGATGAGggtttaaaaaatgatattaaatGTAATGTAGGATAAAACTGTTAAGAAGTTAAAAACTGACTCAATCATTGGATCCACAATCATTTCTAAGCAAGTCGACTAATTTTCGTTTGTACCTATACGATATCTGTGTCAAAAGTTTTGGGAAGCCGGCCAGACGGCGTCGTCGTCACTGATAAAGTAAATATGTAAAATCAAAAACGCTTCTCTGCGAAGTCCTTATCAATGACGCATAGACGAAACAGATGAAACCGAAGGCAGGTCTTCGGTTAAGCGAGCGTGCCGGCTCAAGTCTCGTGCAGCAACCACGATTCCGATAAGAGGGAGATTCTTCTTCGTCACAGCACAACTACACCACGCTTGTTTTCGTGACCGGCCGGAGTAAGTGCGTTCATCCACATGATGATGATGCGTCCTTAACCTAGCGAAAAAATCGACGACACGAACTGATAAAGGAACTGAATGTGGCAACGAACTTTTTGACGAATGTTGATAAGGAACCATGCAGAATGGAAAAGTTTAAAGACAAACATACGACTTTGTAGTTTTGATTGCAACATCACAGTTGAGGAAGTAGTATTTTTTTCACGACTTATAACAATCATTgtagaaatactcttacttaatcataaaatctctttttctaTCTATGCACACTTTTACagccatgtattgatctattatttttaccacagaagtgaaacctttgcaaaatcatcatATTTCACACAAATTCACCTGAAAAAACCAATTCGAATCTTGTTGGAACCTTTTCTGGAGTCGGCATCTCGAAGAGTTTGACCTGTTAAATtcgattttaacataaatttctttgtccatcagaacacacatgtcacattgcgtaaaaaccggttgcacagattgcgatctatggAATTGTTCACTATTAATTATTCACGTGGTTTCTcatagtcaggcaacactttttgcctgccggaaacggatttactgcatagtcaagaggtctgcattcagttattccCAATAAGCATATACTTTTTACCATAGTTGAGATCAGGGGctccactccgatgcttggtttgaacttcgtaagcatcctagagtgactttttatacttcttaaccatttaggcaaataaaaaaataaaaaaaacaacaattgatgagttttcaagtcgacaatgaagaatttccgagacgattgtgtgaaattttttttaccatgtcttcctgcatcgtaaatatcttgagatatttttgagttaacgtgtgtttcaacacacgttaacttaaaaatctgaaaaaatagacaagatagtccttttcataaccaacacaacacTGCTAAAGTTTTGCTTATCCGAACTCCAGTaatgtagctatcaccgaaataaagtgcccggatactaaatgatcatagctttagtaCATTCagatatgaacttcatatatgTTAGTTTCATATTTCAAAGATTATCCTGAATGTTTCCCAAGATACTTGCTGGTATTCTCTTTTCTCTTCTTTTTCCCTCCgttaatcataatttttctcTCTTAGTAACGATGACTGATGTGACGATAAAAACATACATTAAAATATACAGTCGATGTCTAAAAAATAACTCAACCAAggtttttttgagttattatcACTCTTCTAAtacactaatcactaatcactaatcgtacttccacagccagaacttatgtctgagtcccaaagaacaataaaagtgttttattattcttcttgtctttcttcatgttttcaattattttaacacaaagacattaaaataatcaaaaacataaaccggttgggcctaccatggagcagagaacgcagagaaatctggaacacaggaacaggaagaaacgtggactaCCAGAACCATACgtttcaaaattgagttataATCACTCTTCTAATACATTTTAAAAGTTAATCCTAGGCGATAGTAATAAGgctgctggaagctgaatagaaggtcattaagacttgtttggaaagttgaaaaagtatcaataagaacttgaattttgagctgcttagaacgtacttcatatcaattatTGGGCTGGCTcgtgaaaaaatctgtatttatctGTATTGAAACTAAAACCACAAAACCATCTATAACTTCTGTTTCTGTTTTCTGTGTTAGTTCTTTGCTTAATATGCAAGCTGGAAATGTGTTTGAATAGTTTTAACGTATAAgttatacaaaaatttacaaattatccCATTAATTGAACTTAAATTAGAGAAATAAAATGTTAGTTTTAAGCatgttagaaataaaaattagtaCCTACTAATCACTCTCAACAGatgaaaaaatgcaattttgttggCCGCAACAAATTATTAATCTGCCATATTATaaatatgtggatttttttaatatatgggagagtggggaatcatgggccactttttttcgttgttccataacttctttgttataaaggataaaatgaaaataaaatatggtatggttttctacattttcaaggtatcataaggtattttttttaaatttttaataatttattttccccaaattctgattgtttgaaaaaaagcaatgttttttggattttgaaaaatggtggggaatcgtgggccacctaatccaaattgaccaaataacatgcaaagtttatgagttgacccaaaactgtgatttcctaatccatttcgatattttaaagccatttcagatgatcaaataaaaaagagagctgtgtctgatcgcatagattccaaaacctggctcgcgaacgttttggcaaaatttcttatataggatggacaaaatatttttcataactcttcatttggcataagaaaactttacagataggtaaaacgtattttaagttctgaatgtgtataaaaagataaaaatataggtggttcacgaagtgtggcccatgattccccacaagctatgatttgcaaattggttgcgtttgtgtgacttattgatgtttcatcaaaaattccttttccatgtgaaagatcatgacaaatcaaagatcataagcgtatgagcatattttggttatgcactttaggttccccatcgatgaagtTTGCGGGTGttgttttaattatgtaagtaaatttttctaactttttttagattgATTAATAGGtaaagcatatgatgcgtattccattcaacaaaatataggaatatatgatcacgcaaagcgacgacgatgacagttggtttgagatttttatctcaacacacacctgagatattaaaagtggcccacgtttccccatggcccacgataccccactctcccctacatatctGTGAAATATATCGAATTTACGAAAAGATATGGGTCCAAGGAAAGGATCGAGCTTGTGTTCTTgcaatttcaagttcaaaaattattttttttttttttgttcgaaaattttgcgtTATGAAATTGAATCTTCTTGCAAAATTCAATATTACGACTGTTTTTTTAAGCAACTTTAGCAGtttaattaaaatcttttaaattatttgttcaAATCGATATAAGTCACCCAAACTTAATCCgtgataaaatgtttaaaattatttaacatttcGATCAAGATTTAAAGATAAATGTAATTTTAGCCTTATTACCTGAAATTGACTTAAAGAATTAAAAACCAGAAGCTCTCTTAGTtaatattctttgaaatatgaaaacaaaatttcaaatatgaataaaactaaaatcagCAGATAATTTCCAAATCCTGATATGaacttgctttaaaaaaaacggaatacTGAATCTTGAGCTAAAACTTTCAATCTATACTGGAATCTATATGTGGAATTAAAtcgaaatatattaaaattgaaCATAATATACCTCCAcagaaccaaattttgaaagtttatcaCATTTGAGCAACATTTTTTTGAGCAGTCTTTGATTTTTAAGATATAAAACGTTTAAGCTATTTTTGTAACTGTCTAAATCGGAAAGCGAAAAACGAGAGATTTGGcaaaatgattttagttttaattctgaataattacaaaataattttcaatgttaTTCAGAATTCTTAGTCTCAtttatttttactaatttttctcgaccttatttctgaattcataaaattcaaaaatgagtaTTAAAGAAGGAAACTTGAATTCAAGTTATGAATAAAAACAACTGAATGTTGATTACACAAATattgttgagaaatttgaatctaATTCAACAACCTAGAAATGCGGTTATAGTATAAAAGTCAATCCCTAACCTGAATATTAATATATTATCGGTAATACAAAGGAAACTTGAATTTCGAATTCAGATTACACAAGGAAAAATCATGTTTGGTTCCtgtgtttgatttttgaagatttcagCTTCctgaagtaaaataaaatagattttaaagaaattttaaaattttccttttttaactGACAAACTAGAAAGCCTCTACATGAACAcataaaacagattttaaacctGTCTGTTCAATTAAGTGTTCAAATATCTTGCTTAGATATTTTGGTTTTAGAAATAAAactcttcaaaaaatttaataaaatctatttctaacatcattcgaaaagtctttgagtatttgatttgaatattttaactcATCCGACAACTTTGCTTAAGTCGGCATAACTTTTTGACCCATATCTTAAGAAATATTGAGGATTGAATATTGTTCATTCAAATTTCGTCGAAATTCCATTTTTGCTGAATTGGATTGGAAAAGAAATGACAACACGGTAAATTTAATCCCTTTTTTCTCAGAAGCAAAGTCTTCgcgaaagttgatcattgaattaaaacctttatttttaatatctttgTCAAGTTCTGATCtatagttttgcaaaaaattgcatcaattttaaaaatggattttttaaccGTTTTCAGCATTTATATCGAAAATGTGGGCTAATATTGCGTGATTTTTTCTGCCTTGTGTTATCGATATAAATTTCCAATCTGATTTTTAAATCCTCCGCACATTTAGGACTAAATACCAAAAATCTCGTCTTAAACTTCACGCCTGTTGTTACACccagaaaaataattcaaaaactataaaaacgtAGACCAATGATAACGATATTCTGCAATATAAAACATCACagatttagttaaaaaatgtgaaatgcaaggccgtgcgaacggggggggttttaggggtttaacccccccccccatgaagattttttgaattcaaattttcagtacaaaaaatgaatttagtgg is a window from the Uranotaenia lowii strain MFRU-FL unplaced genomic scaffold, ASM2978415v1 HiC_scaffold_320, whole genome shotgun sequence genome containing:
- the LOC129759921 gene encoding uncharacterized protein LOC129759921 codes for the protein MPTPEKVPTRFELVFSVIILSKYDASAFDIFPLNNEIVYRLEADVTLVPDFHLHSNYIWTLAGRLHIQRYDTNNLALKITLDEDRFPDQSNVTALMEPFRVALSNDSAVLSVLFKEHEPIWSGNIKRAVASLLQAHGDNPGAYVVDEMGIFGSCPTEYFVVNKSNVFEISKTYDMGQCNIYPGAIYLTRSNIPLNVCTANKQKQAITSRIANYKLKKVEPYRYMLVEIDGTMRTNVRTFESYYPQFLYTKVQLKYETHSAIEGPEKIFDIGQGMALLFSSILFVSPDAEATGGRSPKSKDKLVKQTAALLSTLADNLESMESKLKEPYDETVSEIIRLMGTMDLETLKMLFEEIDLGTSYRQETARNILIEIIPRTGTNPSILLTRDLIINQQVNPTTAVQLLISLPFYMAEPSIELVKECEVFLSFGTDRPDIKHAAVLSYATMIYNTFVAGKMTSDVFEKYVKIYFDMFLNSFEYEQQMLYLEALGNLQLGNVAEYLDPIIKADYPQTTDIRFLAMWATLPTAHLRPNQVYETYWSHRLQLCLLADYEPLVFLKRPFQLTGHVAFNDTRTPKRCPDQPRVTFNVSYHLPKYVQEVYDFMNTGDESCPKEILRLTPPPFSGNCSAEAFARLTTVSGLDANFKFEKLPEWIVEVLHRFDHLASAVVPRRVPTLNITDHLDVSVKRSRWTSDTEIVINGGTIWIPTRYNYNEKLQHPRKNSLDYGFTSICSLVNNKLTTFHDRIVQLTPEIKKDYTLNDTFLLAADCSDAPKMAVFMLENGKGIQIYTGGNYIVYETQTHQDPIMNVNDEQLIMLKNVVYQYPPDEEIYDFRVYLNDEDILVVENKLNGAVVQYDRKSIVSILLPTVHKGRTCGLCSSRSL